The nucleotide sequence taactcccccgacaagtgaaagttacagcttaactagaaaagagctgataactttcaaacggctgcaagcggctgaaccgattttttttggattacagctattccgcgcctacgatcattttcaaataaataattatgtaactaggcaacgtccatcttgacagcttgacatttgtccattgacataatattataaacctgaCGGTTAGaagagaactagaaaagagctgataacttttaaacggctgaaccaatttttttggattatagctaagaacactcgattaagccaacaaaaaaaaactaacttaaaatcggttcgttcgtttaggcgctacgatgccacagaccgatacacagatacacacgtcaaacttataacacctctctttttgggtcgggggttaaaaaggaaaaatccgCAAAAACGTAAAgtgtttaagtaggtacatcacgAAAACAAAGTCAATTATACCTAGATATTTCTTggatgatggtacggaactcttcgtgtgcgaattgaccggtttttaaactTATCTTGCcttataattaaaagtaaatattttacaaataaaccGAAACAAATGACGGttgaaaaactataaatatgaaacaattaaaataaatattaggtagacCGTACAAAAATCTCAGTATAAATTCAGGGccataaaattatttcaatagtTTCAATTTTAGTTTTCGAACTTACACTACTAAGATGGGAGCTCTTTGGCAATATATTTTCATGCTGATAGTTTTGGTCTATCAAGCCAAAGGACAATTTGAAGAACCCTTTTTGCCTGGGGATGATGGTTTAGGAAGAGACGGTGAACATCTATCGATAGGTAAGGGTTTACACAAAATAGCTTGATCTTCATGTTTCTAAAGTCATATTTCTCATTGCTGCGGGTCGTAACTCCGTTTGCATTAATCTATTAATTATAATGGTAGAGTTTTTTAAGATAGTATAATGCGTGAGATTCCCCCAGATCATTCCGCATAGATACTTACAACTCgactaagggccgattttttaaCCGTTCAATAACTTTTGTATGAGGAATTTTGACGTATTGAcagattttctatacaaaaaccggacaagtgtgcgtcagactcgcgtactaagtgaacgagattttgactcttagatGTTACAGCTGTTAGTGATATTAATCGGAACAAGTGCGACGGCTTACCGTGCTCACTGAAGCACGGAGGAAATGAAAAGGCCTAATTCGGgcctccaaagtcggtcacccatccagttaccgacttggatcGACGTTGCTTAACAATGGCAATCGATTGGTATTCGTTCACGCCCCTCACTAGTTCACACActatataattaggtacctaacgaTTTATTTTGAACTGACcagtacctaaataataagctatcaatttaatttaattaagtaattaaaatcaattttaagtaaatcattaatttatagttaatttaattaatttttcacgTTTCCTTGTTCTAACGTTACCTAAAACTCACGACCAAGAGCGCAGAATATCCAGAAGCGCACCCAAAGAACTGTCTGCTGTTTCGTCAAAAGCATCTGGTAATAGAATCTAGAATActgttataataaaactgttactggacgatttctgtacatcaCATCATACCTTATCATTAactattatatattattgtaaaatacgaaagtgtgtttgtttgttagtttattggtttgttcgtcTATCAcaccacaacggagcaacggatcggcgttttttttgcatgaatattgaATACTGTTAAGGGCCAGGAAATAAACATACTATGGtacttttgtcccagaaaatcaaagattttcccccataaaaataattataaacagattattttattcatttttataattttaggtAGACGTAGACCTTATTTTTGCTACCTTCGTCCTGATCAGGGGGTATGCATCTATAGATATCCGAGGTGAGTCAAAATAGTTAAACCCTGTTTAAAACCTAACAAATGTGCTAATGCTCTAAAAATCCCTATTTCTTTTTTGTCGTCTTCGCATTATTGATTTCTATTGAAAccacatcggttggatggtttttAACctcctacccaaaaagaggggtgttataagtttgacgtgtgtatctgtgtatctgtctgtggcgtcgcagcgcctaaacaaatgaaccgatttttatttagttttttttttgtttgagaggtggcttgatcgagagtgttcttagctataatccaaaaaaatcagttcagccgtttgaaagttatcagctcttttctagttactgtaaccttcacttgtcgggggtgttataaatttttaatttacacttgttaagtgtgtaacggacataggtagaagcaatttttatgttttatatacAGGATgtgaccagaacgctagcaaaaacataATGATATTATGATACTATACCATTACACAATCCAACGCCAATGCCTTatgttgtagttttagtgatttagtatttttcaaacccgcattgtagggtttagtaggtatgtacaccaACTTTATCCAATATAATATTGGTGATTTATCACTGGTTAGGTTATTTTAGTAGTCCGCTTTCCGTCAGTCGGTcgcgtccgtctgtctgtcagcgggctatatctcgtgaaccgcagTAGGttgagaattgaaattttcacggaatgtacatttctattgccactttaaaaaaaagaacaaacaataaaaatttcaaaaaagaaatggccaccatgaaactTAAAAAGAAATCTTATTTCTTCTACGgcggtacggaatccttcgtgtgtgagtccaactcgcacttgaccgatttttcataatcataatcatttttTTGCAGATTATGGTAGTatggaacataatattattatttacatacgagtaggaCTGTCTAATATCATCCACATATTCTGCCAAGAATGGCGTGCgaaattatatcaaaatattattaacctTCCTAACAATTCCTCTTTCAGATTTTACTACAATGCTTCAGAAGGTCGCTGCGACCTGTTCCTTTGGAGTGGCTGCGGTGGAAATGAAAACAGATTTTTGACAAACGATCAGTGTGTGATGACTTGCTACTAGAGACTAGCAAAACCTACCTAGTAATACTACAACACAAATAAAATGGTt is from Maniola jurtina chromosome 14, ilManJurt1.1, whole genome shotgun sequence and encodes:
- the LOC123871755 gene encoding kunitz-type serine protease inhibitor-like: MGALWQYIFMLIVLVYQAKGQFEEPFLPGDDGLGRDGEHLSIGRRRPYFCYLRPDQGVCIYRYPRFYYNASEGRCDLFLWSGCGGNENRFLTNDQCVMTCY